The following coding sequences are from one Pusillimonas sp. DMV24BSW_D window:
- a CDS encoding efflux RND transporter permease subunit yields MVLSEICIKRPVFATVLSLLVVLVGLISYDRLTVREYPAIDEPVVSVLTEYKGASPEVVESQVTKPLEDQLSGIEGVDVMTSRSRSERSWISIKFNMDRDPDAAAAEVRDKVSRARRFMPDEIDEPVVSKVEADATPIMYIAVQAGSLNTMEASDYINRYVKTRLSVLPGAAEIRIFGERQPAMRVYVDRNKLAAYQLTVQDVENALRQQNVLIPAGRIESAMREFSVVSTTDLQSVDQFRDVIVASVNDYSVRVSDVARVEVGPANERILSRYNGQDGLNIGVTKQSTANPLDLSKAVRAEVEQINQNLPAGMRLTVAYDSSVFIQESINSVYYTILEALVLVVLVIFFFLRSVRASLIPIVTIPVSLIGAFGIMFLFGFSINTLTLLAMVLAIGLVVDDAIVVLENIYRHIEEGKSRLEASFIGIREIAFPVIAMTLTLVAVYAPLAFATGRTGRLFIEFALTLAGAVLVSGFVALTLTPMMCSTLLRHQSSHGWLYRLIENFLVWLTGAYRRSLAMALRARWLVVLLAVVVALGSGALFSTIKSELAPIEDRGVVFGVVSAPDGATLDYTLDSVKEIEAMYANISEASGNQSVVGFPTVTDAFAILRLKPWDERDRTQQSIAASLQSQFRALPGVRAFPTNPPSFGLRATSKPVEFVIMSQAPYEEIGKLVDTFVERLSDYPGLQNIETDLRLNTPELTVSVNRDKLADVGVDVGTVGRTLESMLGGRQVTRFRDSGEQYDVIVQVDKQDRAEPADISNIYIRTDQGGMVQLANFLDVTESVAPQSLNHFNRLRAVEVEASVAPGYALGEVLEHMSAVALEVLPPTVQTDLDGQSREFRESSSSIYLVFVMALVFIYLVLAAQFESWRNPFVIMLSVPLAITGALLALWLSGGTLSIYSQIGLITLVGLITKHGILIVEFATQLRRQGLNVMEAVMEASVLRLRPILMTTGAMVLGAVPLALATGAGAESREQIGWVLVGGLTFGTLLTLYVVPVAYSLIAKRAVAGSSAEHRQPTHEHG; encoded by the coding sequence ATGGTTCTTTCCGAAATCTGCATCAAGCGTCCTGTTTTCGCGACGGTGTTGTCTTTACTTGTAGTGTTGGTCGGCCTTATTTCGTACGACCGTTTAACGGTTCGCGAATATCCCGCTATCGACGAGCCTGTCGTCTCGGTCCTGACGGAATATAAGGGGGCGTCACCCGAGGTCGTTGAGTCACAGGTCACCAAACCTTTGGAAGATCAACTTTCCGGAATCGAGGGCGTCGATGTCATGACGTCGCGCAGCCGCTCGGAGCGCAGCTGGATCAGCATTAAATTCAATATGGATCGCGACCCGGACGCCGCTGCCGCCGAGGTGCGCGATAAGGTCTCGCGTGCGCGTCGTTTCATGCCGGATGAAATTGACGAACCTGTCGTCAGTAAAGTGGAAGCCGACGCAACCCCCATCATGTATATCGCTGTGCAGGCCGGCAGTTTGAACACCATGGAGGCCTCCGACTACATTAATCGCTACGTCAAAACACGTTTGTCGGTGTTGCCCGGGGCGGCCGAAATCCGTATTTTTGGCGAGCGCCAGCCGGCGATGCGGGTATATGTAGATCGCAACAAACTGGCGGCTTATCAGCTTACCGTTCAAGACGTTGAGAACGCATTGCGCCAGCAAAACGTACTGATTCCTGCCGGCCGCATTGAGTCGGCGATGCGCGAATTTTCAGTGGTATCCACAACCGACCTTCAATCGGTTGACCAGTTTCGCGACGTCATTGTGGCCAGCGTGAATGATTACTCGGTGCGTGTAAGTGACGTTGCCCGTGTGGAAGTCGGCCCGGCCAACGAAAGAATTTTGTCGCGCTATAACGGGCAGGACGGCCTGAATATCGGGGTAACCAAGCAGTCTACGGCGAATCCGTTGGATTTATCGAAGGCGGTGCGCGCAGAGGTGGAGCAGATCAACCAAAATCTGCCTGCCGGCATGCGCCTGACGGTTGCTTACGACAGTTCGGTTTTTATTCAAGAGTCGATTAATTCCGTTTACTACACCATTCTGGAAGCCTTGGTTCTGGTGGTGTTGGTGATTTTCTTTTTTCTGCGTAGTGTCAGAGCCAGTTTGATACCGATCGTCACCATCCCGGTTTCGCTCATCGGGGCGTTCGGCATTATGTTTTTGTTCGGTTTTTCCATTAACACTTTGACTTTGCTGGCCATGGTGTTGGCTATTGGCCTGGTGGTTGACGACGCAATCGTGGTGCTGGAAAACATTTACCGGCACATTGAAGAAGGGAAGTCGCGTCTTGAGGCATCGTTTATAGGCATTCGTGAAATCGCTTTTCCGGTTATCGCAATGACGCTTACCCTGGTGGCAGTCTATGCACCGTTGGCGTTTGCAACGGGTCGCACGGGCAGGTTGTTTATTGAGTTCGCACTCACGCTTGCCGGGGCGGTGCTGGTATCCGGTTTTGTGGCCCTAACGCTCACTCCCATGATGTGTTCAACTTTGTTGCGGCATCAGTCATCGCATGGTTGGTTGTATCGCCTTATTGAAAATTTTTTGGTCTGGCTTACCGGTGCCTATCGGCGCAGCCTGGCGATGGCTTTGCGTGCCCGATGGCTGGTGGTGTTGCTGGCTGTAGTGGTCGCCCTAGGCAGTGGCGCGTTGTTCAGCACGATTAAAAGCGAGCTCGCACCAATTGAGGATCGCGGTGTGGTGTTTGGTGTGGTTTCCGCCCCCGATGGGGCAACGCTTGACTACACCCTTGATAGCGTGAAAGAGATAGAAGCCATGTATGCCAATATCTCTGAGGCCAGTGGTAATCAATCGGTCGTCGGCTTTCCTACGGTAACCGATGCTTTTGCCATTTTGCGTTTGAAGCCGTGGGATGAGCGTGATCGGACTCAACAGAGCATTGCCGCGTCGTTGCAGTCTCAATTCCGGGCCTTACCGGGGGTGCGCGCGTTCCCAACGAATCCTCCGTCATTTGGTTTGCGCGCCACTTCTAAGCCGGTGGAGTTTGTCATTATGAGTCAGGCGCCTTATGAAGAGATCGGCAAATTGGTGGATACCTTTGTAGAGCGCTTGTCCGATTATCCCGGTTTGCAGAATATTGAAACGGACTTGCGCTTGAACACCCCCGAGTTAACAGTATCGGTGAACCGCGACAAATTGGCCGATGTCGGTGTGGATGTTGGTACTGTCGGGCGCACACTTGAGTCGATGCTGGGGGGGCGTCAGGTGACGCGATTCCGCGATAGCGGTGAGCAATACGATGTGATCGTACAGGTCGACAAACAAGATCGCGCCGAACCTGCCGACATTTCCAATATCTATATCAGAACGGATCAGGGCGGCATGGTGCAGTTAGCCAACTTCCTCGATGTAACCGAAAGCGTGGCGCCGCAATCATTGAACCATTTCAATCGTTTAAGGGCGGTTGAAGTTGAGGCGTCGGTGGCGCCTGGTTATGCATTGGGTGAGGTTCTTGAGCACATGAGCGCCGTTGCGCTTGAGGTCTTGCCGCCGACGGTGCAAACCGATCTGGACGGACAATCGCGCGAATTCCGTGAATCGTCCAGCAGTATTTATCTGGTTTTCGTGATGGCGCTGGTGTTTATTTATCTCGTCCTGGCGGCGCAGTTTGAAAGTTGGCGCAATCCCTTTGTAATTATGCTGTCGGTTCCGCTGGCTATTACCGGCGCGCTTTTGGCATTATGGTTAAGTGGAGGCACGCTTTCTATTTACAGTCAGATTGGCTTAATTACCTTGGTAGGGCTTATTACCAAGCACGGTATTCTGATTGTTGAGTTTGCCACGCAGCTTCGGCGTCAGGGGCTCAATGTGATGGAAGCCGTCATGGAAGCCAGTGTGTTGCGGTTACGCCCCATTTTAATGACGACGGGTGCCATGGTGCTGGGGGCCGTACCGCTGGCGCTGGCAACCGGTGCCGGGGCTGAGTCGCGTGAACAAATCGGTTGGGTGCTGGTTGGCGGATTAACGTTTGGTACATTACTCACTTTATATGTCGTACCGGTTGCGTATTCTTTAATTGCCAAGCGCGCAGTTGCGGGCAGTTCAGCCGAGCACAGGCAACCAACGCACGAACATGGATAA
- the dnaQ gene encoding DNA polymerase III subunit epsilon: protein MRQIILDTETTGLDPAQGHRVVELACVEMVNRSLTGRHLHLYLNPDRDSDPEALAVHGLTTDFLSSHPRFHEVADQLVEYVRGAEVIIHNAAFDVKFLNAELERAGLPRFNTLCEKITDSLLYARELHPGKRNSLDALCERYGISNAHRTLHGALLDSELLAEVWLSMTRGQDSLLMDIDDKSVSALGIAGGVSFDASSLKVLRAAPEETERHREYLEALDKTSGGSCVWRQYETAGTSGNE, encoded by the coding sequence ATGCGTCAAATTATTTTAGATACGGAAACCACGGGCCTGGACCCGGCGCAAGGGCACCGGGTGGTTGAATTGGCCTGCGTCGAAATGGTGAATCGCAGCCTTACCGGACGCCATTTGCATTTATATTTGAATCCGGATCGCGACTCCGACCCTGAGGCGCTGGCAGTTCACGGGCTCACAACCGACTTTTTGTCTTCCCATCCGCGCTTTCATGAGGTGGCGGATCAACTGGTAGAGTACGTGCGCGGTGCCGAGGTCATTATTCACAATGCGGCATTCGATGTGAAGTTTCTGAATGCCGAACTTGAGCGGGCCGGGCTCCCTCGGTTCAATACGCTGTGCGAGAAGATTACCGATTCGTTGCTGTATGCCCGTGAACTGCACCCCGGTAAACGCAACTCGCTGGACGCTTTATGTGAGCGTTATGGCATATCCAACGCGCACCGTACGCTGCATGGGGCCTTGCTCGATTCCGAATTGTTAGCCGAAGTTTGGTTATCGATGACGCGTGGGCAAGACAGCTTGTTAATGGATATCGACGACAAATCGGTTTCGGCTCTCGGCATCGCCGGCGGGGTCTCATTCGACGCCTCTTCGCTGAAAGTATTGCGTGCCGCGCCGGAAGAAACTGAGCGACATCGTGAATATCTCGAGGCCCTTGATAAGACCTCAGGTGGATCTTGTGTCTGGCGTCAGTATGAAACGGCCGGCACATCCGGCAATGAATAG
- the serA gene encoding phosphoglycerate dehydrogenase, whose product MTRIVLFENIHPSALEVFEAAGLTDVTTYASALPPNQLREALEGVELLGIRSRTHLDETVLSGASSLRAVGCFCIGTNQVDLETAMLRGIPVFNAPFSNTRSVAELVLGETILLLRRIPEKNDRVHHGHWDKTAEGAYEARGKTLGIVGYGNIGSQVGILAEAAGMRVVFHDLEAKLPLGNARPCTSLKQLLEQSDVVTLHVPGGRATENIINAKTLSYMKKGAILINASRGTVVDIDALHDALQMSHLSGAAIDVFPSEPKGRDEPLQSPLIGMRNVILTPHIGGSTQESQENIGREVAEKLVRFALSGTTKGAVNFPEVPYQDAAGATRILHVHRNEPGAMGALSSLMARHGLNIVRQQLQTKGPVGYVISDVEGEVNEAVMQALRQDPITIRCDQIAST is encoded by the coding sequence ATGACGCGTATTGTTTTGTTCGAGAATATTCATCCCAGTGCCCTGGAAGTATTCGAGGCTGCAGGTTTAACTGACGTGACAACTTATGCATCGGCGTTGCCCCCCAATCAGTTGCGTGAGGCGCTTGAAGGGGTGGAGTTGCTGGGCATTCGGTCTCGTACGCACCTTGACGAAACGGTGCTTTCCGGTGCGTCGTCTTTGCGTGCGGTAGGGTGTTTTTGTATCGGCACCAATCAGGTCGACCTGGAAACCGCCATGCTCAGGGGCATTCCGGTATTCAATGCCCCGTTTTCCAACACGCGTTCGGTGGCAGAGCTGGTGCTGGGTGAAACCATATTATTGTTGCGTCGCATTCCCGAGAAGAATGATCGCGTGCATCATGGCCACTGGGATAAAACAGCCGAAGGGGCTTATGAGGCGCGTGGCAAAACGCTCGGTATCGTGGGGTATGGCAATATTGGTTCACAAGTGGGAATTTTGGCGGAGGCCGCCGGGATGCGGGTGGTTTTTCACGATCTTGAAGCCAAATTACCCTTGGGTAACGCGCGCCCCTGCACCTCGTTAAAGCAATTGCTCGAGCAATCCGATGTGGTCACACTACATGTGCCGGGTGGCCGTGCCACTGAAAACATCATCAACGCCAAGACACTTTCCTACATGAAAAAAGGGGCGATACTTATTAATGCCTCGCGCGGCACAGTGGTGGATATCGATGCCTTGCACGATGCCCTGCAGATGTCGCATTTGTCGGGTGCCGCGATCGACGTATTCCCAAGCGAGCCTAAAGGTCGGGATGAGCCCTTGCAGAGTCCTTTGATAGGAATGCGAAACGTCATTCTTACGCCGCATATCGGTGGCAGTACCCAAGAATCGCAAGAGAATATTGGGCGTGAAGTCGCCGAGAAACTGGTGCGTTTTGCTTTAAGCGGTACAACCAAAGGCGCGGTGAATTTCCCCGAAGTACCGTATCAAGACGCTGCCGGCGCAACACGTATTTTGCACGTTCATCGCAACGAGCCTGGGGCAATGGGCGCGTTAAGCAGCTTGATGGCGCGACATGGTTTGAATATTGTGCGACAACAATTGCAAACAAAAGGGCCGGTAGGCTACGTTATTTCCGATGTTGAGGGTGAAGTGAACGAGGCGGTAATGCAGGCTTTGCGGCAAGACCCGATTACGATTCGATGCGATCAGATTGCATCAACATGA
- a CDS encoding RrF2 family transcriptional regulator → MRLTTLTDYAMRLLMYVGQNPDRLCTIAEIASAYNISEPHLMKVTHRLSVKGWLTTVRGKNGGMKLSKAPSEINLGAVVRDTENDFHVVECLGTESACTLGGYCALTGIMEGALQQFLQHLDQYTLADILPASEKVIMLMQSDRIES, encoded by the coding sequence ATGCGCTTAACCACCCTAACCGATTACGCCATGCGCCTGCTTATGTATGTAGGCCAGAACCCCGATCGCCTTTGCACAATCGCCGAGATCGCGTCAGCCTACAACATTTCCGAACCACACCTGATGAAGGTCACGCACCGACTCAGCGTAAAAGGTTGGCTCACTACGGTGCGGGGGAAAAACGGCGGCATGAAACTCTCCAAAGCGCCGTCTGAAATCAACCTTGGCGCAGTGGTGCGCGATACGGAAAACGATTTCCACGTGGTTGAATGCCTGGGCACGGAAAGCGCCTGCACTCTGGGGGGCTATTGCGCCCTGACAGGAATCATGGAGGGGGCGCTGCAGCAGTTTCTTCAGCACCTCGATCAGTACACACTGGCCGACATTCTGCCGGCCAGTGAAAAAGTCATCATGTTGATGCAATCTGATCGCATCGAATCGTAA
- a CDS encoding NnrS family protein codes for MANVMFIQEPEKQKPAKPSMHAFLELGFRPLYIAGCAWALISVALWVFAPQWLNMHMGALAWHAHEMLWGFIATIAVGFLLTASATWTGLNPMKGTPLAVLALLWAMARLLYLFSEPILFILAGAVETLFFLSTFIALWRVINRTRNRRNYGLPWLALGLGMANVLYLYAAWHHDYAALMHYFTIGLIGMAIIALLVARRVIPFFAMRALPGLSLPMLTGWGQAQLGLGLLAIATGLVNLPRLTALLLASAGLISLYQVIRWKPGAILSKPILWILYLGYAFLGLGLVVAGLWLAGWTPNVLSRTALPAHVIGMGGFALLIIGMVTRTALGHLGRPLKLDHSMIASYWLMVFAVVLRMTALWPSPLALFLVHAAAACWVLSLALYLWRFVPMLIRPRPNAIP; via the coding sequence ATGGCTAACGTCATGTTCATTCAGGAGCCGGAAAAGCAAAAACCCGCCAAACCCAGCATGCACGCTTTTCTGGAGCTGGGTTTTCGCCCCTTATACATCGCAGGATGCGCCTGGGCGCTTATTTCTGTAGCGCTCTGGGTTTTCGCTCCACAATGGCTCAATATGCACATGGGTGCATTGGCCTGGCATGCCCATGAAATGCTTTGGGGGTTTATTGCCACCATTGCCGTTGGCTTTCTGCTCACCGCCAGCGCCACCTGGACCGGGCTTAACCCTATGAAGGGCACCCCACTGGCAGTACTCGCGCTGCTGTGGGCAATGGCCCGATTGCTTTACCTTTTTAGCGAACCAATACTATTCATATTGGCGGGCGCCGTTGAAACCCTGTTTTTTTTATCGACATTTATCGCTCTTTGGCGCGTTATTAACCGTACGCGGAATCGGCGCAACTATGGGCTACCCTGGCTGGCCCTGGGCTTGGGTATGGCCAACGTGTTGTATCTTTACGCAGCCTGGCACCACGACTACGCCGCCTTAATGCATTATTTCACTATCGGACTCATTGGCATGGCCATTATCGCCCTCCTGGTTGCACGCCGGGTGATACCCTTTTTTGCCATGCGCGCCCTACCGGGTTTGTCGCTACCCATGCTAACCGGCTGGGGGCAAGCTCAATTGGGCCTGGGTTTGCTCGCCATTGCCACGGGGCTGGTGAATCTGCCTCGCCTGACAGCCCTTCTGCTAGCGTCCGCAGGGCTCATTAGCCTGTATCAGGTTATACGCTGGAAGCCTGGTGCAATATTAAGCAAACCCATCCTTTGGATTCTCTATTTGGGCTATGCATTTCTGGGTTTGGGTTTGGTTGTTGCCGGCCTGTGGCTGGCCGGCTGGACACCCAATGTCTTATCGCGCACCGCGTTGCCTGCGCACGTGATCGGCATGGGTGGGTTTGCCCTCTTGATTATTGGCATGGTTACCCGCACAGCACTCGGGCATTTGGGGCGGCCGCTTAAACTTGATCACAGCATGATCGCAAGCTACTGGCTTATGGTATTTGCCGTTGTTTTGCGAATGACTGCGTTATGGCCCAGCCCGCTTGCTCTGTTTCTTGTGCATGCAGCGGCCGCTTGCTGGGTATTGAGCCTTGCGCTCTATTTGTGGCGCTTTGTTCCCATGTTGATTCGCCCCCGCCCTAATGCCATACCTTAA
- a CDS encoding group III truncated hemoglobin: MTERENLGTVDEIRDFVYRFYDRVRDDEQLGPIFNGHIQHWDTHLEKMVQFWSSMLLGTGTYNGTPMPKHVALPNLSGELFGRWLKLFNETMSTLENQALAQRADMFAQRIARSLWYGYQLHHNPDKPLTEVVHG, encoded by the coding sequence ATGACGGAACGAGAAAACCTGGGAACCGTCGACGAAATACGCGACTTTGTTTATCGTTTCTACGATCGCGTGCGTGACGACGAACAACTGGGGCCCATTTTCAATGGCCATATCCAACATTGGGACACCCACTTGGAAAAAATGGTGCAATTTTGGTCGTCGATGCTACTGGGTACCGGCACCTACAACGGCACGCCTATGCCCAAACACGTTGCCTTACCCAATTTAAGCGGGGAGCTGTTCGGGCGTTGGCTTAAGCTTTTCAACGAAACAATGAGCACATTGGAAAACCAGGCATTGGCACAACGGGCAGACATGTTTGCTCAGCGTATCGCCCGCAGCCTGTGGTATGGCTATCAATTGCATCACAACCCCGACAAACCCCTTACCGAGGTTGTCCATGGCTAA
- a CDS encoding glycosyltransferase family 2 protein produces MKSRLQSISCVVPCLNEEANLGVLLPGLLAVLRKLAPACEIIVVDDGSTDGTAGLLSGWANDHPEIVYLQLSRNFGKEAALSAGLAAAKGQVVVSMDADLQHPPALISEMLSRWEEGADMVYAVRASRNDESVFKRFGSKLFYQLMRTSGGVRVPENAGDFRLMDRAVVDALMMLPERNRFMKGLFAWVGFKSEPLYYNPPERLHGRTSFHPFKLFGFAIDGLTAFTTWPLRLLSVVGIIISLLSFAYGLFTVIKHLLYGDPVQGFTTLATVILFFAGVNLISVGVLGEYIGRIFGEVKGRPVYIVRKQAGRGLEPMAESNKPTPAESTREMPRSGQE; encoded by the coding sequence ATGAAGTCTCGTTTACAGTCAATAAGCTGCGTGGTGCCGTGCCTGAATGAAGAGGCGAATCTGGGGGTGTTGCTGCCAGGTTTGCTGGCTGTGCTCAGGAAACTGGCACCCGCGTGCGAAATCATCGTGGTCGATGATGGTAGTACTGATGGCACTGCCGGCCTGCTGTCGGGTTGGGCAAACGATCACCCTGAAATTGTTTATTTGCAACTATCGCGTAATTTCGGCAAGGAAGCGGCCTTAAGTGCGGGCTTGGCTGCAGCCAAAGGTCAGGTGGTGGTGAGTATGGATGCCGACCTCCAGCACCCCCCCGCCCTAATATCTGAAATGTTGTCGCGTTGGGAGGAAGGGGCCGACATGGTTTATGCCGTCCGGGCCAGTCGCAACGACGAATCCGTTTTCAAGCGATTCGGCAGCAAGCTTTTTTATCAGCTTATGCGCACGTCGGGTGGGGTGCGCGTACCGGAGAACGCGGGCGATTTTCGTTTAATGGATCGTGCGGTGGTCGACGCCCTGATGATGCTTCCTGAGCGAAATCGCTTTATGAAAGGTTTGTTTGCCTGGGTAGGGTTTAAGTCGGAGCCTTTGTATTACAACCCACCCGAACGTTTGCACGGAAGGACTAGCTTCCATCCTTTTAAACTATTTGGTTTTGCCATTGATGGGTTAACTGCCTTTACAACTTGGCCGCTGCGCTTGTTAAGTGTGGTGGGCATTATTATTTCGTTGCTTTCCTTTGCGTATGGCCTTTTCACCGTTATTAAGCATTTGCTGTACGGTGATCCGGTGCAGGGTTTTACCACGCTGGCCACGGTTATTTTGTTTTTTGCCGGGGTGAATTTGATTTCGGTTGGTGTGCTGGGTGAGTACATTGGCCGTATTTTTGGTGAAGTAAAAGGGCGGCCGGTATACATTGTGCGAAAACAAGCGGGCCGTGGGCTTGAGCCCATGGCAGAGTCAAATAAACCTACCCCCGCTGAGTCGACCCGCGAAATGCCCAGAAGCGGCCAAGAATAA
- a CDS encoding GtrA family protein translates to MKNTLKQLACFIGVGCGAAATHWLVVVALVSTLHIAPLFANVLGWLVAFVVSFTGHFQLTFRHQHAPMWQAARRFFLVSALGFALNEASYALLLATTSIRYDILLGSILIAIAAMTFILGRFWAFRGSTQRG, encoded by the coding sequence ATGAAAAATACCTTAAAGCAACTAGCCTGTTTTATTGGAGTGGGCTGCGGTGCCGCCGCCACGCATTGGCTGGTTGTCGTTGCGCTTGTTTCCACTTTGCACATCGCCCCACTGTTTGCCAATGTCCTAGGTTGGCTCGTTGCATTCGTCGTTTCATTTACAGGCCACTTTCAACTCACTTTTCGCCATCAGCACGCCCCCATGTGGCAGGCGGCACGACGGTTTTTCCTGGTATCGGCCCTGGGTTTTGCCCTTAACGAAGCAAGTTATGCCTTGCTTTTGGCAACCACTTCAATTCGCTACGATATTTTATTGGGTTCGATCTTAATTGCGATTGCGGCAATGACATTTATTCTTGGCCGCTTCTGGGCATTTCGCGGGTCGACTCAGCGGGGGTAG
- a CDS encoding ChbG/HpnK family deacetylase, whose amino-acid sequence MEKNKTLILCADDFGANPAANAAILALAQCGRLSAASCLVDGPTFGRDASLLHATQLQTGLHLNFTDDFGQPDSVMPINQLVLAAYLRRLKVSVVQTAVARQLDRFESLMGRAPDYIDGHLHVHQLPIIRDALLAEMTKRYGHMPTQPWLRNTRFRKAPGLPTALALKARTIQVLGSAKLVRLAAAKRFTTNTGFLGVYGFTGGESAYSKYMQAWLGAVQDGDVLMCHPECGDEARDAQRCAEYHVLSSYNFTAWLEANSIHLR is encoded by the coding sequence ATGGAAAAAAACAAAACCTTGATTCTGTGCGCCGACGACTTTGGTGCAAATCCGGCGGCAAATGCGGCTATTCTAGCGCTCGCGCAATGCGGGCGTCTAAGTGCTGCCAGTTGCCTGGTTGACGGCCCGACCTTTGGCCGCGATGCTTCTTTATTGCACGCAACGCAACTGCAAACAGGCCTGCACCTTAATTTCACCGATGATTTTGGCCAACCCGATTCAGTCATGCCTATTAACCAACTCGTTTTAGCGGCTTATTTACGTCGGCTGAAAGTGTCGGTTGTTCAAACTGCCGTGGCGCGTCAGCTGGACCGTTTTGAAAGCCTGATGGGGCGTGCGCCTGACTACATTGACGGGCACTTGCACGTTCATCAGCTACCCATTATTCGTGATGCTCTGCTGGCAGAGATGACCAAGCGGTATGGGCATATGCCGACACAGCCTTGGCTGCGCAATACCCGGTTCCGGAAGGCGCCGGGGCTTCCCACTGCGTTAGCTTTAAAAGCCAGGACGATTCAAGTGCTGGGTTCGGCAAAGCTGGTTCGTCTTGCTGCCGCAAAGCGCTTTACGACCAATACCGGATTTTTAGGGGTGTATGGGTTTACGGGTGGCGAGTCGGCTTATTCGAAGTATATGCAAGCCTGGTTGGGTGCTGTGCAGGACGGCGATGTGTTGATGTGCCACCCCGAGTGCGGAGATGAGGCCAGGGATGCCCAGCGCTGTGCCGAGTACCATGTGTTAAGTAGCTACAATTTTACGGCGTGGCTAGAGGCAAATTCAATTCACCTCAGGTAG
- a CDS encoding TIGR01244 family sulfur transferase — MAVPVNPLTDSFSVAPQLSAGDMSAVAQAGYKSVIINRPDFEGGPDQPASSDVITAAKAVGLEVVYQPVVSGAITAQDVTQFAELLKTMPKPILAYCRSGARCTQLFQAASIS; from the coding sequence ATGGCGGTTCCTGTTAATCCTTTAACCGACTCTTTTTCTGTTGCCCCTCAGTTGTCTGCCGGTGATATGTCGGCAGTGGCTCAGGCAGGGTATAAAAGCGTGATTATTAACCGGCCCGATTTCGAAGGCGGCCCCGATCAGCCCGCTTCGAGCGACGTGATAACGGCGGCGAAGGCGGTCGGTTTGGAAGTGGTTTATCAGCCTGTTGTTAGCGGTGCCATTACCGCTCAAGACGTCACTCAGTTCGCCGAGTTACTTAAAACTATGCCAAAACCCATTTTGGCTTATTGCCGCAGCGGCGCGCGGTGTACGCAATTATTTCAGGCGGCGAGCATTTCTTGA
- a CDS encoding universal stress protein: MFKKVLIPTDGSVLSTQSANKGICFAKKVGAEVVALHVTQPFAATVGFDGMAAAYAITDEDYDKTAAEQAHKYLKSVTDRAETAGVKAQAVSATNFNVADGVVQAAEEHGCDLIFIGSHGRSGLSRLLLGSVTAKVLSLAKTAVLVYRVKEEKDA; the protein is encoded by the coding sequence ATGTTCAAAAAAGTTCTTATTCCTACCGATGGTTCCGTACTGTCCACTCAGTCTGCAAACAAAGGTATTTGTTTTGCCAAAAAGGTCGGTGCTGAAGTGGTGGCCTTGCATGTTACGCAACCCTTTGCAGCAACAGTCGGCTTCGACGGCATGGCTGCGGCTTATGCCATCACCGATGAAGACTACGATAAGACGGCCGCTGAACAAGCCCACAAATATTTAAAATCGGTTACCGATCGCGCTGAAACCGCCGGTGTAAAGGCACAAGCCGTTTCAGCAACCAATTTCAATGTGGCGGATGGCGTTGTCCAGGCTGCCGAAGAGCATGGCTGCGATTTGATTTTTATCGGTAGTCATGGTCGCAGTGGCCTGTCACGGTTGCTGCTGGGTAGTGTCACGGCTAAAGTATTAAGCCTGGCGAAAACGGCGGTATTGGTGTACCGCGTAAAGGAAGAAAAAGACGCTTAA
- a CDS encoding formate dehydrogenase subunit delta has protein sequence MNIDQLIHLANRIGDFFDAMPDRAEGVEGVANHIEKFWEPRMRRQILEFLVSNPEGRTAESELSPITLEALNQHRDRLMPKT, from the coding sequence GTGAATATCGATCAACTCATTCATTTGGCCAACCGCATCGGAGACTTTTTCGACGCCATGCCCGACCGGGCTGAAGGTGTTGAAGGTGTCGCCAACCATATCGAGAAATTCTGGGAGCCCCGTATGCGGCGTCAAATACTTGAGTTTCTGGTAAGCAACCCCGAAGGCCGTACGGCCGAATCGGAACTTAGCCCGATTACGCTGGAGGCCCTGAATCAACATCGGGATCGCTTAATGCCCAAAACTTAA